A stretch of Apis cerana isolate GH-2021 linkage group LG1, AcerK_1.0, whole genome shotgun sequence DNA encodes these proteins:
- the LOC107992793 gene encoding rabankyrin-5 isoform X2, producing the protein MDSTEAQKWQQHLSLLREQYVNLYNTNIELQREYAIVTANKQDTGFISRLLTTIASLFNQHRYSDITIKLRDQEIPAHKFILSARTDFFSESILTEVTILDWTHLEPNVGLILLKWIYTGKVLQENLTLDLMKAASNFQLLDLVDQCERYLIGIVGLKDCVQLYAAAEELGAQRLKEHCSSLISAHWEDLTGEDFKEMPGSLLYKLLQTKSKYPLHAAVRIMREDVVFLYLVENNSGLTKAVNALDHKGETPLEVALKSRQPSLARTLVEHGADLSTKDLRGFSLLQAAIFKGDSYAAEFIIEQLENNKNIKELCEVIKLTANVRDIKNPEELEGCTALHLITKHNSKDMLTVASRLLQAGIDPNLQNHRGWTALHSCIQERNELLFDILLECQSIDLDRTTNEDDTSLCIAMKTTDPFNELFAKKLLSKGATPNPLYKNTGDTLLHILIREYKEEAALFLIDYCKDNLMQKNKEGYSVLHEACKVGSKNLTRALLKTGFPVDEVTLSTGDAPIHIAVLNLYFDIVIELLDTPNSNSQLNLKNNANETPLSLAIKAPFKKGKDIVLALIKAGANINQCNKEGLTLLHQAILKEDSATAIFLLENGADMNIRTANGETPLQLSVHCRLGEVVESLCKRGADTSIGCPLWDALDSDQEDVASILVKYGADTDCWSSGPDNCQQTLLHRAIDHNKEDIAQFLIRSGCDLNAPRRPGPDGTGGDEGRDECTPLHLCCQWGLEQVIQTLIEHDADVNARDVEGKTPIHVAIQNQHSQIISLLLYHPNIDLNIRDKKGLTPFATALTFRNNKAAQAILERLPKAAEQCDNKGRNFLHTAIQKNDMESILFLMSIQVDVNSRVHDVTQTPPLHLAAVSGNEMLVRSLILAGARVNDTDANRNTALHTAAKAGHASIISALLQNNINFDAINADGDNALHVAVREGHVSVVRTLLTECTLDAEAVNLKGRNPLHELARCGKDNAATICELFLECMSQYPVNNADLDGNTPLLIAYMKGNGQLCRTLVKAGACLGSMNKEGITIFNYQVATKQLLYRLLDSLTQEAPWADKDLCLECGTKFSLTMRKHHCRHCGRILCNKCSDQDVPIVKFGLNKPVRVCAVCFDVLQLGAE; encoded by the exons atGG ATTCTACAGAAGCACAAAAGTGGCAACAGCATTTATCTTTATTGCGAGAACAGtatgttaatttatacaataccAATATAGAACTTCAACGTGAATATGCTATTGTTACTGCAAATAAACAGGATACTGGATTTATTAGTAGACTTTTGACAACTATTGCATCGTTATTCAATCAACATCGTTATAg tgacATAACTATTAAATTGAGGGATCAGGAAATACCAgcacataaatttatattgtctgCTAGAACAGATTTTTTTAGTGAATCAATATTAACCGAAGTAACTATTTTAg ATTGGACTCATTTGGAACCAAATGttggattaatattattgaaatggaTATATACAGGAAAGGtgttacaagaaaatttaacattagatTTAATGAAAGCAGcatctaattttcaattattagatttagtTGATCAAtgtgaaagatatttaattggaATTGTAGGACTCAAAGATTGTGTTCAATTATATGCAGCTGCTGAAGAATTAGGTGCTCAGAGATTAAAAGAGCATTGTAGTTCTTTGATTTCGGCACATTGG GAAGATTTAACAGGAGAAGACTTTAAAGAAATGCCTGGCTCTttgctatataaattattacaaactaAAAGTAAATATCCTTTACATGCTGCTGTTCGAATAATGAGGGAAGATgtcgtttttttatatttagtagaaaataattcaggg ttaaCAAAAGCTGTTAATGCTTTGGATCATAAAGGAGAAACGCCTTTAGAAGTTGCTTTAAAATCTCGTCAACCATCGTTGGCGCGTACTTTGGTTGAACATGGAGCTGACTTAAGTACAAAAGATTTGAGAGGTTTTTCTTTACTTCAAGCTGCTATTTTTAAAGGAGATTCTTATGCGGCTGAATTCATAATAGAGCagttggaaaataataaaaatataaaagaattatgcgAAGTTATAAAACTTACTGCAAATGTGCGGGATATAAAAAATCCTGAAGAACTCGAAGGATGTACTGCTTTACATTTGATAACAAAACATAATTCAAAAGATATGTTAACAGTTGCATCTCGATTACTTCAAGCTGGTATCGATCctaatttacaaaatcataGAGGATg gaCTGCTTTACACAGTTGTATTCAAGAGAGAAATGAATtactttttgatatattattagaatgtcAAAGTATAGACTTGGATAGAACTACTAATGAAGATGATACTTCATTGTGTATTGCAATGAAAACAACAGATCCATTCAATGAACTTTTTGCTAAGAAACTTTTAAGTAAAGGTGCAACTCCAAatcctttatataaaaatactggaGACACTTtactacatattttaataagagaatataaagaagaagcagcattatttttaattgattactgtaaagataatttgatgcaaaaaaataaagaaggatATTCAGTTTTACATGAAGCTTGTAAAGTTGGgtcaaaaaatttaacgcgAGCTTTATTAAAAACTGGTTTTCCAGTTGATGAAGTTACATTGTCTACAGGTGATGCGCCAATACATATTGccgttttgaatttatattttgatattgtaatagaattattagataCACCTAATTCAAATtcccaattaaatttaaaaaataacgcaAATGAAACACCTTTGAGTTTGGCTATTAAAGCTCCATTTAAAAAAGGCAAAGATATAGTTTTAGCGTTAATAAAAGCTGGAGCGAATATCAATCAATGTAATAAAGAAGGTTTAACATTGTTACATCAAGcaatattaaaagaagattCGGCAACAgcgatttttttattggaaaatggTGCAGATATGAATATTAG gaCTGCAAATGGGGAAACTCCACTACAACTTTCTGTACATTGTAGACTTGGTGAAGTTGTAGAATCTCTTTGTAAAAGGGGTGCAGATACTTCTATAGGATGTCCATTATGGGATGCATTAGATTCAGATCAAGAAGATGTAGCATCTATTTTAGTTAAATATGGAGCAGATACTGATTGTTGGAGTTCTGGTCCAGATAATTGTCAACAAACATTATTACACAGAGCAATTGATCATAACAAAGAAGATATTGCACAATTCCTTATAAGgag CGGTTGTGATTTAAATGCACCTAGAAGACCTGGTCCAGATGGTACTGGAGGTGATGAAGGAAGGGATGAATGTACTCCTTTACATTTATGTTGTCAATGGGGTTTAGAACAAGTGATACAAACACTTATTGAACATGATGCTGATGTAAATGCTCGAGATGTTGAAGGAAAAACTCCAATTCACGTAGCCATACAAAATCAACATTcgcaaattatttctttattactttatcatcctaatatagatttaaatataagagataaaaaaggTTTAACACCATTTGCAACAGCTTTAACATTTCGGAACAACAAAGCAGCTCAAGCAATATTGGAACGGCTTCCCAAAGCTGCTGAACAATGTGATAATAAAGGCAGAAACTTTTTACATACTGCTATTCAAAAGAATGATATGGAAAGCATATTATTCTTGATGTCTATACAG GTAGATGTAAATTCCAGAGTTCATGATGTTACACAAACTCCACCTTTACATCTTGCTGCAGTTTCTGGAAATGAAATGTTAGTAAGAAGTTTAATATTGGCTGGTGCCCGTGTTAATGATACAGATGCAAATAGAAATACTGCATTACATACTGCTGCAAAAGCAGGTCATGCATCAATTATATCTGCTTTATTACag aacaatattaattttgatgctATAAATGCAGATGGTGATAATGCATTGCATGTAGCTGTAAGAGAAGGTCATGTATCAGTAGTAAGAACACTTTTGACTGAATGTACATTGGATGCAGAGGCTGTAAATCTTAAAGGAAGAAATCCCTTACATGAATTAGCTAGATGTGGAAAAGATAATGCTGCAACTATATGTGAACTTTTTTTAGAATGTATGTCACAATATCCAGTAAATAATGCAG ATTTAGATGGCAATACTCCATTACTAATAGCTTATATGAAAGGAAATGGTCAACTTTGTCGTACTTTGGTAAAGGCTGGTGCATGTTTAGGTTCTATGAATAAAGAAggtattacaattttcaattatcaagtAGCaacgaaacaattattatacagaTTATTAGATTCCTTGACACAAGAAGCACCATGGGCTGATAAAGATCTTTGTTTAGAATGTGGtacaaaattttctctcaCAATGCGAAAACATCACTg CCGTCATTGTGGTCGAATTTTGTGCAATAAATGTTCTGATCAAGATGTTCCAATCGTAAAATTTGGATTAAATAAACCTGTTCGTGTTTGTGCAGTATGTTTTGATGTATTGCAATTAGGTgctgaatga
- the LOC107992793 gene encoding rabankyrin-5 isoform X1, with translation MEDSTEAQKWQQHLSLLREQYVNLYNTNIELQREYAIVTANKQDTGFISRLLTTIASLFNQHRYSDITIKLRDQEIPAHKFILSARTDFFSESILTEVTILDWTHLEPNVGLILLKWIYTGKVLQENLTLDLMKAASNFQLLDLVDQCERYLIGIVGLKDCVQLYAAAEELGAQRLKEHCSSLISAHWEDLTGEDFKEMPGSLLYKLLQTKSKYPLHAAVRIMREDVVFLYLVENNSGLTKAVNALDHKGETPLEVALKSRQPSLARTLVEHGADLSTKDLRGFSLLQAAIFKGDSYAAEFIIEQLENNKNIKELCEVIKLTANVRDIKNPEELEGCTALHLITKHNSKDMLTVASRLLQAGIDPNLQNHRGWTALHSCIQERNELLFDILLECQSIDLDRTTNEDDTSLCIAMKTTDPFNELFAKKLLSKGATPNPLYKNTGDTLLHILIREYKEEAALFLIDYCKDNLMQKNKEGYSVLHEACKVGSKNLTRALLKTGFPVDEVTLSTGDAPIHIAVLNLYFDIVIELLDTPNSNSQLNLKNNANETPLSLAIKAPFKKGKDIVLALIKAGANINQCNKEGLTLLHQAILKEDSATAIFLLENGADMNIRTANGETPLQLSVHCRLGEVVESLCKRGADTSIGCPLWDALDSDQEDVASILVKYGADTDCWSSGPDNCQQTLLHRAIDHNKEDIAQFLIRSGCDLNAPRRPGPDGTGGDEGRDECTPLHLCCQWGLEQVIQTLIEHDADVNARDVEGKTPIHVAIQNQHSQIISLLLYHPNIDLNIRDKKGLTPFATALTFRNNKAAQAILERLPKAAEQCDNKGRNFLHTAIQKNDMESILFLMSIQVDVNSRVHDVTQTPPLHLAAVSGNEMLVRSLILAGARVNDTDANRNTALHTAAKAGHASIISALLQNNINFDAINADGDNALHVAVREGHVSVVRTLLTECTLDAEAVNLKGRNPLHELARCGKDNAATICELFLECMSQYPVNNADLDGNTPLLIAYMKGNGQLCRTLVKAGACLGSMNKEGITIFNYQVATKQLLYRLLDSLTQEAPWADKDLCLECGTKFSLTMRKHHCRHCGRILCNKCSDQDVPIVKFGLNKPVRVCAVCFDVLQLGAE, from the exons atGG AAGATTCTACAGAAGCACAAAAGTGGCAACAGCATTTATCTTTATTGCGAGAACAGtatgttaatttatacaataccAATATAGAACTTCAACGTGAATATGCTATTGTTACTGCAAATAAACAGGATACTGGATTTATTAGTAGACTTTTGACAACTATTGCATCGTTATTCAATCAACATCGTTATAg tgacATAACTATTAAATTGAGGGATCAGGAAATACCAgcacataaatttatattgtctgCTAGAACAGATTTTTTTAGTGAATCAATATTAACCGAAGTAACTATTTTAg ATTGGACTCATTTGGAACCAAATGttggattaatattattgaaatggaTATATACAGGAAAGGtgttacaagaaaatttaacattagatTTAATGAAAGCAGcatctaattttcaattattagatttagtTGATCAAtgtgaaagatatttaattggaATTGTAGGACTCAAAGATTGTGTTCAATTATATGCAGCTGCTGAAGAATTAGGTGCTCAGAGATTAAAAGAGCATTGTAGTTCTTTGATTTCGGCACATTGG GAAGATTTAACAGGAGAAGACTTTAAAGAAATGCCTGGCTCTttgctatataaattattacaaactaAAAGTAAATATCCTTTACATGCTGCTGTTCGAATAATGAGGGAAGATgtcgtttttttatatttagtagaaaataattcaggg ttaaCAAAAGCTGTTAATGCTTTGGATCATAAAGGAGAAACGCCTTTAGAAGTTGCTTTAAAATCTCGTCAACCATCGTTGGCGCGTACTTTGGTTGAACATGGAGCTGACTTAAGTACAAAAGATTTGAGAGGTTTTTCTTTACTTCAAGCTGCTATTTTTAAAGGAGATTCTTATGCGGCTGAATTCATAATAGAGCagttggaaaataataaaaatataaaagaattatgcgAAGTTATAAAACTTACTGCAAATGTGCGGGATATAAAAAATCCTGAAGAACTCGAAGGATGTACTGCTTTACATTTGATAACAAAACATAATTCAAAAGATATGTTAACAGTTGCATCTCGATTACTTCAAGCTGGTATCGATCctaatttacaaaatcataGAGGATg gaCTGCTTTACACAGTTGTATTCAAGAGAGAAATGAATtactttttgatatattattagaatgtcAAAGTATAGACTTGGATAGAACTACTAATGAAGATGATACTTCATTGTGTATTGCAATGAAAACAACAGATCCATTCAATGAACTTTTTGCTAAGAAACTTTTAAGTAAAGGTGCAACTCCAAatcctttatataaaaatactggaGACACTTtactacatattttaataagagaatataaagaagaagcagcattatttttaattgattactgtaaagataatttgatgcaaaaaaataaagaaggatATTCAGTTTTACATGAAGCTTGTAAAGTTGGgtcaaaaaatttaacgcgAGCTTTATTAAAAACTGGTTTTCCAGTTGATGAAGTTACATTGTCTACAGGTGATGCGCCAATACATATTGccgttttgaatttatattttgatattgtaatagaattattagataCACCTAATTCAAATtcccaattaaatttaaaaaataacgcaAATGAAACACCTTTGAGTTTGGCTATTAAAGCTCCATTTAAAAAAGGCAAAGATATAGTTTTAGCGTTAATAAAAGCTGGAGCGAATATCAATCAATGTAATAAAGAAGGTTTAACATTGTTACATCAAGcaatattaaaagaagattCGGCAACAgcgatttttttattggaaaatggTGCAGATATGAATATTAG gaCTGCAAATGGGGAAACTCCACTACAACTTTCTGTACATTGTAGACTTGGTGAAGTTGTAGAATCTCTTTGTAAAAGGGGTGCAGATACTTCTATAGGATGTCCATTATGGGATGCATTAGATTCAGATCAAGAAGATGTAGCATCTATTTTAGTTAAATATGGAGCAGATACTGATTGTTGGAGTTCTGGTCCAGATAATTGTCAACAAACATTATTACACAGAGCAATTGATCATAACAAAGAAGATATTGCACAATTCCTTATAAGgag CGGTTGTGATTTAAATGCACCTAGAAGACCTGGTCCAGATGGTACTGGAGGTGATGAAGGAAGGGATGAATGTACTCCTTTACATTTATGTTGTCAATGGGGTTTAGAACAAGTGATACAAACACTTATTGAACATGATGCTGATGTAAATGCTCGAGATGTTGAAGGAAAAACTCCAATTCACGTAGCCATACAAAATCAACATTcgcaaattatttctttattactttatcatcctaatatagatttaaatataagagataaaaaaggTTTAACACCATTTGCAACAGCTTTAACATTTCGGAACAACAAAGCAGCTCAAGCAATATTGGAACGGCTTCCCAAAGCTGCTGAACAATGTGATAATAAAGGCAGAAACTTTTTACATACTGCTATTCAAAAGAATGATATGGAAAGCATATTATTCTTGATGTCTATACAG GTAGATGTAAATTCCAGAGTTCATGATGTTACACAAACTCCACCTTTACATCTTGCTGCAGTTTCTGGAAATGAAATGTTAGTAAGAAGTTTAATATTGGCTGGTGCCCGTGTTAATGATACAGATGCAAATAGAAATACTGCATTACATACTGCTGCAAAAGCAGGTCATGCATCAATTATATCTGCTTTATTACag aacaatattaattttgatgctATAAATGCAGATGGTGATAATGCATTGCATGTAGCTGTAAGAGAAGGTCATGTATCAGTAGTAAGAACACTTTTGACTGAATGTACATTGGATGCAGAGGCTGTAAATCTTAAAGGAAGAAATCCCTTACATGAATTAGCTAGATGTGGAAAAGATAATGCTGCAACTATATGTGAACTTTTTTTAGAATGTATGTCACAATATCCAGTAAATAATGCAG ATTTAGATGGCAATACTCCATTACTAATAGCTTATATGAAAGGAAATGGTCAACTTTGTCGTACTTTGGTAAAGGCTGGTGCATGTTTAGGTTCTATGAATAAAGAAggtattacaattttcaattatcaagtAGCaacgaaacaattattatacagaTTATTAGATTCCTTGACACAAGAAGCACCATGGGCTGATAAAGATCTTTGTTTAGAATGTGGtacaaaattttctctcaCAATGCGAAAACATCACTg CCGTCATTGTGGTCGAATTTTGTGCAATAAATGTTCTGATCAAGATGTTCCAATCGTAAAATTTGGATTAAATAAACCTGTTCGTGTTTGTGCAGTATGTTTTGATGTATTGCAATTAGGTgctgaatga
- the LOC107992793 gene encoding rabankyrin-5 isoform X3, protein MDIYRKGLKDCVQLYAAAEELGAQRLKEHCSSLISAHWEDLTGEDFKEMPGSLLYKLLQTKSKYPLHAAVRIMREDVVFLYLVENNSGLTKAVNALDHKGETPLEVALKSRQPSLARTLVEHGADLSTKDLRGFSLLQAAIFKGDSYAAEFIIEQLENNKNIKELCEVIKLTANVRDIKNPEELEGCTALHLITKHNSKDMLTVASRLLQAGIDPNLQNHRGWTALHSCIQERNELLFDILLECQSIDLDRTTNEDDTSLCIAMKTTDPFNELFAKKLLSKGATPNPLYKNTGDTLLHILIREYKEEAALFLIDYCKDNLMQKNKEGYSVLHEACKVGSKNLTRALLKTGFPVDEVTLSTGDAPIHIAVLNLYFDIVIELLDTPNSNSQLNLKNNANETPLSLAIKAPFKKGKDIVLALIKAGANINQCNKEGLTLLHQAILKEDSATAIFLLENGADMNIRTANGETPLQLSVHCRLGEVVESLCKRGADTSIGCPLWDALDSDQEDVASILVKYGADTDCWSSGPDNCQQTLLHRAIDHNKEDIAQFLIRSGCDLNAPRRPGPDGTGGDEGRDECTPLHLCCQWGLEQVIQTLIEHDADVNARDVEGKTPIHVAIQNQHSQIISLLLYHPNIDLNIRDKKGLTPFATALTFRNNKAAQAILERLPKAAEQCDNKGRNFLHTAIQKNDMESILFLMSIQVDVNSRVHDVTQTPPLHLAAVSGNEMLVRSLILAGARVNDTDANRNTALHTAAKAGHASIISALLQNNINFDAINADGDNALHVAVREGHVSVVRTLLTECTLDAEAVNLKGRNPLHELARCGKDNAATICELFLECMSQYPVNNADLDGNTPLLIAYMKGNGQLCRTLVKAGACLGSMNKEGITIFNYQVATKQLLYRLLDSLTQEAPWADKDLCLECGTKFSLTMRKHHCRHCGRILCNKCSDQDVPIVKFGLNKPVRVCAVCFDVLQLGAE, encoded by the exons atggaTATATACAGGAAAG GACTCAAAGATTGTGTTCAATTATATGCAGCTGCTGAAGAATTAGGTGCTCAGAGATTAAAAGAGCATTGTAGTTCTTTGATTTCGGCACATTGG GAAGATTTAACAGGAGAAGACTTTAAAGAAATGCCTGGCTCTttgctatataaattattacaaactaAAAGTAAATATCCTTTACATGCTGCTGTTCGAATAATGAGGGAAGATgtcgtttttttatatttagtagaaaataattcaggg ttaaCAAAAGCTGTTAATGCTTTGGATCATAAAGGAGAAACGCCTTTAGAAGTTGCTTTAAAATCTCGTCAACCATCGTTGGCGCGTACTTTGGTTGAACATGGAGCTGACTTAAGTACAAAAGATTTGAGAGGTTTTTCTTTACTTCAAGCTGCTATTTTTAAAGGAGATTCTTATGCGGCTGAATTCATAATAGAGCagttggaaaataataaaaatataaaagaattatgcgAAGTTATAAAACTTACTGCAAATGTGCGGGATATAAAAAATCCTGAAGAACTCGAAGGATGTACTGCTTTACATTTGATAACAAAACATAATTCAAAAGATATGTTAACAGTTGCATCTCGATTACTTCAAGCTGGTATCGATCctaatttacaaaatcataGAGGATg gaCTGCTTTACACAGTTGTATTCAAGAGAGAAATGAATtactttttgatatattattagaatgtcAAAGTATAGACTTGGATAGAACTACTAATGAAGATGATACTTCATTGTGTATTGCAATGAAAACAACAGATCCATTCAATGAACTTTTTGCTAAGAAACTTTTAAGTAAAGGTGCAACTCCAAatcctttatataaaaatactggaGACACTTtactacatattttaataagagaatataaagaagaagcagcattatttttaattgattactgtaaagataatttgatgcaaaaaaataaagaaggatATTCAGTTTTACATGAAGCTTGTAAAGTTGGgtcaaaaaatttaacgcgAGCTTTATTAAAAACTGGTTTTCCAGTTGATGAAGTTACATTGTCTACAGGTGATGCGCCAATACATATTGccgttttgaatttatattttgatattgtaatagaattattagataCACCTAATTCAAATtcccaattaaatttaaaaaataacgcaAATGAAACACCTTTGAGTTTGGCTATTAAAGCTCCATTTAAAAAAGGCAAAGATATAGTTTTAGCGTTAATAAAAGCTGGAGCGAATATCAATCAATGTAATAAAGAAGGTTTAACATTGTTACATCAAGcaatattaaaagaagattCGGCAACAgcgatttttttattggaaaatggTGCAGATATGAATATTAG gaCTGCAAATGGGGAAACTCCACTACAACTTTCTGTACATTGTAGACTTGGTGAAGTTGTAGAATCTCTTTGTAAAAGGGGTGCAGATACTTCTATAGGATGTCCATTATGGGATGCATTAGATTCAGATCAAGAAGATGTAGCATCTATTTTAGTTAAATATGGAGCAGATACTGATTGTTGGAGTTCTGGTCCAGATAATTGTCAACAAACATTATTACACAGAGCAATTGATCATAACAAAGAAGATATTGCACAATTCCTTATAAGgag CGGTTGTGATTTAAATGCACCTAGAAGACCTGGTCCAGATGGTACTGGAGGTGATGAAGGAAGGGATGAATGTACTCCTTTACATTTATGTTGTCAATGGGGTTTAGAACAAGTGATACAAACACTTATTGAACATGATGCTGATGTAAATGCTCGAGATGTTGAAGGAAAAACTCCAATTCACGTAGCCATACAAAATCAACATTcgcaaattatttctttattactttatcatcctaatatagatttaaatataagagataaaaaaggTTTAACACCATTTGCAACAGCTTTAACATTTCGGAACAACAAAGCAGCTCAAGCAATATTGGAACGGCTTCCCAAAGCTGCTGAACAATGTGATAATAAAGGCAGAAACTTTTTACATACTGCTATTCAAAAGAATGATATGGAAAGCATATTATTCTTGATGTCTATACAG GTAGATGTAAATTCCAGAGTTCATGATGTTACACAAACTCCACCTTTACATCTTGCTGCAGTTTCTGGAAATGAAATGTTAGTAAGAAGTTTAATATTGGCTGGTGCCCGTGTTAATGATACAGATGCAAATAGAAATACTGCATTACATACTGCTGCAAAAGCAGGTCATGCATCAATTATATCTGCTTTATTACag aacaatattaattttgatgctATAAATGCAGATGGTGATAATGCATTGCATGTAGCTGTAAGAGAAGGTCATGTATCAGTAGTAAGAACACTTTTGACTGAATGTACATTGGATGCAGAGGCTGTAAATCTTAAAGGAAGAAATCCCTTACATGAATTAGCTAGATGTGGAAAAGATAATGCTGCAACTATATGTGAACTTTTTTTAGAATGTATGTCACAATATCCAGTAAATAATGCAG ATTTAGATGGCAATACTCCATTACTAATAGCTTATATGAAAGGAAATGGTCAACTTTGTCGTACTTTGGTAAAGGCTGGTGCATGTTTAGGTTCTATGAATAAAGAAggtattacaattttcaattatcaagtAGCaacgaaacaattattatacagaTTATTAGATTCCTTGACACAAGAAGCACCATGGGCTGATAAAGATCTTTGTTTAGAATGTGGtacaaaattttctctcaCAATGCGAAAACATCACTg CCGTCATTGTGGTCGAATTTTGTGCAATAAATGTTCTGATCAAGATGTTCCAATCGTAAAATTTGGATTAAATAAACCTGTTCGTGTTTGTGCAGTATGTTTTGATGTATTGCAATTAGGTgctgaatga